In Vreelandella piezotolerans, one genomic interval encodes:
- a CDS encoding OmpW/AlkL family protein yields MRLLSLPTLLATGFAAATLAISSQAIAYGAGDFFTRVGVAKVAPKSDNGSLAGGAFAVDVQDKTDFAFTLGYRFHDKLGVELLAALPFEHDIQLNGENLASTKHLPPTLTLQYYPLGGSDARVQPYVGAGINYTRFSDEQLAIGELDLDDSWGAAAQVGVDLLIDEHWALNAAAWYLDIDTDATVNGAAAGTVAIDPMVVMAGLSYRF; encoded by the coding sequence ATGCGCCTTTTATCACTTCCCACCTTACTCGCCACTGGGTTTGCCGCTGCCACCTTGGCCATCAGCAGCCAAGCCATTGCCTACGGTGCCGGCGACTTTTTCACCCGTGTAGGGGTCGCTAAAGTAGCCCCCAAGAGCGACAACGGCTCGCTGGCAGGCGGTGCCTTCGCAGTGGATGTTCAGGATAAAACCGACTTCGCGTTCACCTTGGGCTACCGCTTCCACGATAAGCTGGGCGTCGAGCTGCTGGCCGCACTCCCCTTTGAGCACGACATCCAACTCAACGGCGAGAACCTCGCCTCTACCAAGCACCTGCCGCCGACCTTAACCTTGCAGTACTATCCGTTGGGCGGAAGCGACGCTCGCGTACAACCCTACGTTGGCGCAGGCATCAATTACACACGCTTCTCCGATGAGCAGCTAGCGATTGGCGAACTCGATCTCGACGACTCCTGGGGCGCTGCCGCCCAAGTTGGTGTCGACCTGCTGATCGACGAACATTGGGCATTGAATGCTGCCGCCTGGTACTTGGACATCGATACCGATGCCACCGTCAATGGTGCCGCTGCAGGCACCGTTGCCATTGACCCCATGGTCGTCATGGCAGGATTGAGCTATCGTTTCTGA
- a CDS encoding ATP-dependent zinc protease has product MKELPYQAKAVIGRREMVTLPELGLHLCCKADTGARTSALHAEEIETHEDADGQLWVSFLTHSGGPETPAHRYRLHLHDRRRVTSSNGHSEWRYVIRTPMQLGELNFPVELTLTDRSNMRHAMLLGRRAMRRLLVAPGAAFLHGEP; this is encoded by the coding sequence GTGAAGGAATTACCCTATCAGGCCAAAGCGGTCATCGGCCGCCGCGAAATGGTGACGTTACCTGAGTTAGGGCTTCACCTCTGCTGCAAAGCCGATACCGGTGCGCGCACGTCGGCACTGCACGCTGAAGAGATCGAAACCCACGAAGATGCCGACGGGCAGCTATGGGTGAGTTTTTTGACCCATAGCGGCGGACCAGAAACCCCAGCACACCGCTACCGTTTACACCTACACGACCGTCGACGCGTCACCAGCTCAAACGGCCATAGCGAGTGGCGCTATGTGATTAGAACCCCTATGCAACTGGGCGAACTGAACTTTCCGGTTGAACTCACCCTGACCGACCGTAGCAATATGCGCCACGCGATGTTGCTGGGCAGGCGTGCCATGCGTCGCCTGCTCGTCGCCCCCGGTGCCGCTTTTTTGCACGGCGAGCCTTGA
- a CDS encoding DUF3549 family protein, which yields MQPIHTLDEFFTRSGAEVSLYHMGRRVTACPRDVLRAFENAEHAWPEPWQGQARLAIVFRLGAMEEPAIWFLALPLDEQGMLSPAQRDGFINRLLETLGRNAAATDLGAADTADVDHLMKDNPLAFTPDITFQAMLNARATHAHGLSASQHLEAVEAYLSGQQTIDWQALGLQGIADYVVRLDNETAEALAGRIPGLPTSVIHSLCYCLEHQPLPDALVEALCARGEVAASEGDLETLCACVRSVGSSRAALAGEWYSHLLNDPAACGPDLMAAIAGRGWPWLEDAERLPRFLQRLAEDERSHFASVVRDIALIPRLRLPVMLTLRDAPAGSAIQARLSAMQSSHNG from the coding sequence ATGCAGCCAATTCACACCCTTGATGAGTTTTTTACGCGCAGCGGTGCGGAGGTATCGCTTTACCATATGGGGCGCCGGGTCACGGCGTGTCCACGAGACGTATTGCGCGCTTTCGAGAACGCCGAGCACGCATGGCCCGAGCCTTGGCAGGGTCAGGCACGGCTCGCCATCGTCTTCCGTTTGGGAGCCATGGAAGAGCCTGCCATTTGGTTCTTGGCACTGCCACTGGACGAGCAAGGCATGCTCTCGCCTGCCCAGCGTGACGGTTTCATCAACCGTCTGTTGGAAACGCTTGGGCGCAATGCCGCCGCCACCGACCTGGGCGCCGCCGACACGGCAGACGTCGATCATCTGATGAAAGATAATCCACTGGCGTTTACGCCGGACATTACTTTTCAGGCCATGCTCAATGCCCGGGCTACCCATGCCCATGGCCTATCTGCCAGCCAGCACCTAGAGGCTGTGGAAGCGTATTTGAGCGGCCAACAGACGATCGACTGGCAAGCTTTGGGGCTACAAGGCATTGCCGATTACGTCGTTCGCTTGGATAACGAGACCGCAGAGGCGCTCGCCGGCCGCATTCCCGGCCTGCCGACAAGTGTGATCCACTCCCTCTGCTACTGCTTGGAGCACCAACCCTTGCCGGATGCGCTCGTCGAAGCTCTGTGCGCGCGTGGCGAGGTGGCAGCCAGCGAGGGAGATTTAGAAACGCTGTGCGCCTGCGTGCGGTCCGTTGGCAGCTCCCGTGCAGCTCTAGCAGGCGAATGGTACAGCCACCTGCTAAACGACCCGGCAGCCTGCGGCCCAGATTTGATGGCCGCCATAGCCGGACGCGGCTGGCCATGGCTAGAAGACGCCGAACGCCTTCCCCGGTTCCTACAGCGCTTGGCGGAAGACGAGCGCAGCCACTTTGCCTCCGTGGTACGCGACATTGCGTTGATTCCTCGTCTACGCTTACCCGTTATGCTTACCCTACGTGACGCGCCTGCGGGTTCCGCTATCCAGGCGCGTTTATCGGCCATGCAGTCTTCGCATAACGGCTAA
- a CDS encoding YqcC family protein, producing the protein MSVHQQLQTALLELEAAMKAANLWRTPTPEASAFASQQPFCIDTMSLPQWVRYVFIARLNALIDAKAAMPAKCDVAPAVAAYMMQEKLRASDQVLVVKAVERVDQIVTEN; encoded by the coding sequence ATGAGCGTCCATCAACAGCTTCAAACCGCGCTTCTCGAGCTTGAAGCCGCCATGAAGGCCGCGAATTTATGGCGCACCCCTACGCCCGAGGCGTCGGCGTTTGCCAGCCAGCAGCCTTTCTGTATCGATACCATGTCGTTGCCTCAATGGGTGCGTTATGTGTTCATTGCGCGACTGAACGCGTTAATCGATGCCAAAGCCGCCATGCCTGCCAAGTGCGACGTTGCCCCGGCGGTGGCGGCTTACATGATGCAGGAGAAGCTCAGGGCCAGTGACCAAGTGCTCGTCGTCAAAGCAGTGGAGCGTGTCGACCAAATCGTCACCGAGAATTAA
- the rimK gene encoding 30S ribosomal protein S6--L-glutamate ligase produces MHIALLSRNRNLYSTRRLVEAAEQRGHTARVVDTLRCYMSIASHHPSIHYKGAEIEPFDAVIPRIGASVTFYGCAVLRQFEMMGTYVLNDSVAITRSRDKLRSLQLLSRKGLGLPITGFAHSPDDIPDLITMVKGAPLVIKLLEGTQGIGVVLAETNQAAESVIQAFMGMKANIMVQEYIKEARGADIRCFVIGDKVVASMKRQAAEGEFRSNLHRGGTASVIRITPEERSTAIRAAKAMGLRVAGVDLLRSNHGPVIMEVNSSPGLQGIESATGKDIAGMIIEHIEKNAVPARKAPPKPKG; encoded by the coding sequence ATGCATATTGCCCTGCTTTCGCGTAATCGCAACCTCTACTCTACCCGCCGACTGGTGGAAGCCGCCGAACAGCGCGGCCACACTGCCCGGGTTGTGGATACCCTGCGCTGCTATATGAGCATCGCCTCGCACCACCCTTCTATTCACTATAAAGGCGCGGAAATCGAGCCGTTCGATGCGGTCATCCCTCGTATTGGCGCGTCGGTGACTTTTTACGGCTGTGCGGTGCTACGTCAGTTCGAAATGATGGGCACTTACGTCCTCAACGACTCGGTCGCGATTACTCGCTCCCGTGACAAGCTGCGTTCGCTGCAGCTGCTCTCCCGTAAAGGCTTGGGCCTACCCATTACTGGTTTTGCTCACTCCCCTGACGACATTCCCGACCTGATCACCATGGTGAAGGGTGCCCCCCTGGTCATCAAGCTACTGGAAGGCACTCAAGGCATTGGTGTGGTATTGGCAGAAACCAACCAAGCCGCAGAGTCCGTAATTCAAGCCTTCATGGGCATGAAAGCCAATATCATGGTGCAGGAGTACATCAAGGAAGCACGCGGCGCCGATATTCGCTGTTTCGTCATTGGTGATAAGGTCGTCGCTTCGATGAAGCGACAAGCGGCAGAGGGCGAATTCCGCTCTAACCTACACCGCGGCGGCACCGCTAGCGTGATTCGCATTACCCCCGAAGAGCGTTCCACCGCAATTCGTGCAGCCAAGGCGATGGGACTGCGCGTCGCGGGCGTGGATTTGCTTCGCTCGAACCACGGCCCGGTGATCATGGAAGTCAACTCGTCTCCCGGACTACAGGGCATCGAGAGCGCCACCGGCAAGGATATTGCCGGCATGATCATCGAGCATATCGAAAAGAATGCAGTGCCTGCTCGCAAAGCACCACCCAAGCCTAAAGGCTAA